Below is a window of Solanum stenotomum isolate F172 chromosome 7, ASM1918654v1, whole genome shotgun sequence DNA.
AAACTGGTCAAACTTGCCCGCCAAGCATGACTTTAGGTAATTCCTTTGGTTCTATGTTTCCATCAGCCCTTCTTGTACTCCACTATTTGATGTGTAAAGCGTCAATATCACATTTCAAGCTGTCATATCCTAGGCGTAAGTTTGTGTGTAATTGATGCTATTACCTGCATGCAAAAGATGGGGTCAAAGCTTCCTTCTTTCATCACTTCCTTTTCTATCCAGCTATTACTCTTGAGCTTTACCCTTAGTTGGGGGTGTTTAGAAGGTATGGTGAAGACTTGAAGCAGTGATTAGTAACTACTTCAGCTGTACCTTTACCTTCTTTACACTTGCTGCTTGAAATTTCGACTTCTTTGCTTCTTGTAGCTGCAAAATTTTCTCTAAACACTATCCTATCAATGTCTGAAATCGGAAACAGAGAGCCGCTACTGCTCATGGCTTCCAATCAAAGGATTTTGCATATGTTGAGTTACTCACACTTGTGTTGAAAAAACCACACATATTGCAGAAATGTATGATAACCTTGGAGCACAGCCCGGAGGACCGCCTGCTAATACACAAGCGAACCCTTTTGGAAATGCATTCTCTGGTGCTAGCTCTGGGTTCATTAGAGGTGGATTAGGGGCTTATGGAGAAAAAATTCTTGGATCAAGTTCTCATTATGTTCAAAGCAATGTAAGTTTtcccatagtttattttatttgtataggtttcttaaaaataatgaCTCTTATGTTAATAGTTGTTCATTAATCATTAGGTGGTGGAACATATGCTAGGAATATATAATGACGTAACAGTAGGCAAAGGAATGTTGTTTCTCAATAGGCGAAGGAATAatgctttctttttctttctttatttactttcttttatcTATAGTCATTCCACCATAGTAATAGTTTTCTTGTAagatttcaatttgttttgttgtacttcgatttttcttttataactgAGAAATTCCCAAGGGCAAGTAGCACACTTTGTCTTTACTTTGATGACATCATTCAATAGGCATTGTTACTAATACAGTAATGTAAGTGTGATTTGAACTTTGAGCTGAATTTCAGATGTAAGGGGGTTCTTCCATCCATCATCATATAGTGATTGAAATTTGGAAACAAGGTGAAGAAAATTCCACTCCTTAATAACTGCAATTGATGAGTCAGTATCACTCAAATTGGCATCTACCTGAGAGCAAAAAAACTATATGACCTCTGCTTAGAAGAAGAGGAATAAGTGGTTAAAGGAGATGGaaccaataataataaaactggAAAATTATTGCACCATCTTCTGATTCTACTCTTACAAATTGGTATTTGCCTCCTCGTTGATGTTTGAATACTCGTAATGTCTTGATGTAAAGTGTGCGTACCAGATTGGATGGAATGATTGTTAACAAGGGCGATTATTGAAATTGTGGGCGCTTGTATGTGACATAATTATTTGTGATCCCTAAGGGGGTGATGCAGCGCTCTAAGAGTTGGGGTAAAATGAGGAATGAAGATTCAAGTCCTAATAGAGGCGACACTCGGTGAAGATTTGAATTAGGTACCTGTGGATTAGTCAAGGAGGCACACAAATGACTTGGGTACCACCATTATAAAAGAAAGTAACATTACTACATAAGTCTGTGGGATTATAGTTTATTTAGCAAATGACAGGCATATTGACCCAGGAAATTACCCTGATGGTTGATCAATGAAGGAGAAGGTGATTAGAGAAGGGGCACAGGGTGGTAAAATGCTGAGGGAAGTGGAAATGGGACCGGAAAAGGGGAAGAGATTGGACAGAGTATTTTGTCTTGCCAACAGTTGGATTATAAAGTACACTGCTAAGGGAGGGAAAAAGATTTGCCCTCACACAGCAAGTGATATAGATGCTTTCTTcataaatgatatatgtatttgtcaCAAAGAGTGATTGAATTAGAGTTGCTTTTGTGACTGAAGCATCATGCAGAAActagcaaaataaataaaagaaagaatgagGAAACCATCAGtggaaattaaataaattgcCATACTTTTTAGGGTTTGATAATGCAACAGtattttaaaactttcttttctaaaatataGTTTTTCCTCTCTTGTACTTCAAAGTGTTTTAGCAAACAGAAGTCTCATGTGCATCAGGATTTTTTCTGTATTAtcaacagcaacaacaacaacaacaacaacataccctgATACCCAGTGAAATAccacaagtgaggtctggggagggtagaaaGTATGTAGACCTACCACTACCTTGTGGAGGTAGAAAGGCtttttccgaaagaccctcggctcaagtgtaatttttctatattatcATGAGCCGCAAAAATGTCTTTTCGCCTTTGAAGTGCTTAAAAGCTAATTTCTGAAATAGTCAGGGGTTCAGCAAATACTTCTCTCACCTAAATAATTCTAAATGATAATTACATTCTTAGTGGAGCGTTCACCTGCTTCCGTTCCTTGCACTTAAATCGCTGCTATCCCTCCCATTTTGCTTCATCGTTGttgcaaataaagaaaaaaatatttatgtatttcatgGAATCACATCGACTGTAGTGATGTTTTGGAACAATAAGGTTGCGCAACACAATAAAGATATTTTCGATGATAGTACCATTAACTGCCTTATTTCAACATTTTTAGTGCCCAAAACATCTACCATTCCATAATACTTACCTTCTTTCAGATAAAAACACCTACCATTCCAtccataatattttatttttggatgacaCTGATTGTGTAGCTTTGCTCGTAGAAATGAATTCTAACTTGCAACTTTTTTATGTAAACAGGTAAGTAGATATTTTTCTGATCCCCAGTACTACTTCCAAGTGAATGACCACTACGTGAGAAACAAACTGAAAGTTATCCTTTTCCCTTTCCTACACAGAGTAAGATTTTGTTAGCCTTGATCTCATTGGAGTATCTCTTAGCATTATGTTCCCCTAGTAGTAATCTTCTCAACTGTATGCAGGGTCATTGGACAAGAATCACAGAGCCTGTTGGTGGCAGGCTATCCTATAAGCCCCCTATCTATGACATAAATGCTCCAGATTTATACATTCCGTTTATGGCCTTTGGTACTTATGTTGTTCTTGCTGGCTTATCATTGGGTCTGCAGGGGAGGTAGGCTTATTGTTTCGTTGAGCTTCATTTAGGCTTTGAATGTGGTGGTtagtaatagtaataagtaCATGATCTTTTACCCATCAAATATCTGTGTTGAATTTGGTAATGGTTGCTCACCTCATATTTGTTGAAGTGCCAAATGCCACGACATTTATACTTGAACATGAAGtgtatgaaattttaaaatgttttcagcAACAGTACTTAATTCAGTTATTTGCATGAAGCTATCTGCTACACCAGATGATTTCGTTTTGTGCTAATCTCCTTTAGGCCATCTCGTCAATCCCAATCTAGGTTCCTTCTTTGGTTGGACAGTATGACTTGGGTAACAATTGAAATTTTGTTATATTAGATTGAAGTGGGTCCGAAAGGTAGGATTAAAATTAACATTACAGAAAGGGCATGTGATATCTTCTAAAACTGAATTATAAGAAGATACTCCTGCCAAAGAGTATATAAAAGAATGTTCTTTAGGAAAGTAAACAAATCTTGCAACTCAACAGAAAATACGATAGTTAGCTATGGAAAAAGGAGTAGTTTTCGGCATGTCATGTCAGATATAATTGGTGATGTTTCCTTGATTTCTAGCTATGGTCTGTTTAGTCATATTCTACCCATGTGTATGCCTCTTTTTTGATGTTCCCAGTGTACTGCAAATTGTGACATTTTACTTTCTTGCAATATCTTCTGTAGTGTGGAATACCTCCCTGCACTATATCCTCTTCCTTTTGCTTGTGTTAATTCTTAATCTTGTCATATCTTGTCAGGTTTAGCCCAGAAGCTCTCAGTTGGCTGTTTATCAAGGGATTGGTTGGCTGGTTTTTACAAGTTTCGTTGCTGAAGATGACGTTGTTGTCATTGGGTAGTGGAGAGGCTCCTCTCCTTGACATTGTTTCATACGCAGGATATGCTTTTGCAGGATTGTCCATAGCTCTTTTGGGAACAATTATATCGAACTATTCTTACTACTTTTTGATGCCGTGGACATGTTTGTGCATGGGAATATTCTTGGTGAAGACGATGAAGAGAGTTCTCTTTGCAGAGGTGAGGACATACGATTCAAGTAGCCATCATTATCTCCTATTGTTTATTGCTCTAGCTCAATTTCCTCTTCTCTTTTGGCTTGGGAAGATTAGCCTTAATTGGTTCTTATGAATTACATCTCCAGTTGTTAAGGTGGTCTGGCGGTTTATGCTTTTCGAGAAGTAAagcaatcaattttttttgcattCCTCGTCACTTTCATGTTCTATTCTTGAATTCTAGAGACATGTAAATGAACTGATTATCCACTTACTCCACCTAAATGTGTACGTTATTCCCACTGGTAACAGAAAGTACAGGGAGAAGGATTGAACGATGATTCTTTTGGTAGCATTTTGGTCGTATGGAACTAGATTTATGCTCTCATTATTCGATCTAATTCAGATATATTCATTCCGTTACATGAAAGTGAGGCATTTTAATATTCTCTAATTTTCTGTTGACTGTTGTACAAGTACATATGTGATGGTTGAAAGAAGTGAAAATACACCTGAGCCAGGCTTACAGTTGGGGTTCGGTATTTTGTTCCTTCATGTGAAGGAACAGATGCGTTATCTGTGATTCAGCAAAATCCAACTTGTCTCTGCAGGTCTGCAGATTTCAATTGGGATAGCACTATCCTTTATCTTTTTGATTAGGCAGAGTTGGTCTGCACAGTAAAGATGTGTGTGTCACATGTTAGCAGTAATGAACTTTCCCTGCCACAATATGTAAgattataataactaattccaaCTTGGGCTTTGATTACCTTATCTTTGGTAGGAATAAAAATTTCAGAGGGAGGTCTAAAGAAATGACAGACACCCTGCTCTGAAAAGTAGTTGTTATAATAATGACTATTTTTCAATCATAGGGCTACAATATGGACATTGGTGAATTTCAGATCCTAACCATTCATTCCAGATTTGTAAATATTACTATATCTttctataataatataataattcttAGAAATACGAGTTTAGTACTAAGAATTTTGAAGGATGAAGTTTGAAAAAACTAGATGAGTAAAGAATGAATATTGATTTGAGTGAGAGTAGAGGGAAAAGCTTGACAGGGTGGGTCCAAGCTCTCATGGAATCTCATCTGTTGGTTAAAGGAGCCAACATTGCACGCAGGATTCTTAACTTCCGCACACATTACAATAATTTCTCTCTCCTGGATGTTTGCATTATCTGAGTATAAAATATTACTACTTGATcactttcattttatttctctaCTAGGGAACTTATTCGCGCTTtgcacaaaataaaaaaaattacatcacCTGTTTGGtcataagaaattataaattaaaagaatttgaaattttttactttatttgaatattaatttgaccatgaaaattcaaattgaactttatttatattttgttttaagcaaatataaaaagaattatgtataaaaataactttttgacAAACCtttgattatatatttgttcacccaggttatttatatatatttagtctTTGCTactcaagaaataattaaatgaaaacatgatataaaaaatttctcaaaaagacatactttattatatcactcaaaaaagaatataaactaaaaaaaaatccatcagTTTTCTACTCATACTCACCACTCTAATAATTTGAATTCATGAATTGAAGATGTTTCATGAAATGTTGCTATTCATTTGAGTGTAGGTGTAAGTATAGCGATGTTCAAATTCTTTGATTAAGttataaagtttttaaaatttttaaaattcataataCACAAAGTaatattataacaaaaataatatgttcaatctatttgagaatttttagaaaagacaatgaaaaaaaatattatacttcATCAACTTGGTATATAAGCTAATAATCCAAATTAGTATAGGAATTGTATgacatattaataaaataaattgaattgaattgtcatattgaaaaaaatcaaaacaaacatgagaaaaaagagacactacaaaaattcaaaagcCACTTCATAAGGCCATTTCTTACATTTtcttaacataaatttatgttaacatatttattgaatttcaaTTAACATTGCAAGTTCATATGAGTTACAATCTTTTCACCTCATCCATTTTCTCGTATTCCTCATAAATTTACattgaatattctattataaatattaagtaccaatgtttttgaatgaatattaaattatgttttcaatcttcaatttttttttatcatgtgtccaatttatttcacaattaaagtgttaaatgaaaaaagggtgcaaataatattttatttcataaaaaggTATTATATCATCTTGTCTATTCCTATCTATGTAAAATTATGTGTTAacttaaaaatatctaaaaattgtCAATGCGTATGTTTGgccttataaattaattaagaatgtGTTGGCATAGCCTTTCTAATgccttattaattaattaaaaatgtgttGGCATAACCTTTCTAATACAAGTCAAGCTTTAAGACCATGATGATTTGGATGGTGGTAGAGCTGTCATTATTTCTGTCTTGacaattatattttcttcttgaaattattcgttttttgattatttatttttttgtattgttaGGTTTTTTCCTTCCTCTTTTTGAAAATcggatgaaatttttttttttattgaaaaaaaataatttttaagtattaTGAAAGAACACATGGGAAGAAAtcaagacatttttttttagaaaaagacattatgagattaatataatataaatttatatcactcatattatttgatgaaaatttataaaGTCAAAAGAATTGATGGAAAATAATTATAGATCatgaaaaattacaaagaaattatttaagaaaaaaaataaaggcaaaGGAAGAGCATACAAAAGTTATTGCATGATGAAAACTCACACGTCAAAGTCGCAATTCAACATAGGAAATAATCACCTACTCAAAGTTATTGCATTCGAAAGTATAAAtacatatcaaaattttaaattaaaactataaaataatttatgcatttatattgaataaaagaaaaaaaggcaaAGAATAAAATGTTTATTATACCTTAGTGACTTAGTGTAGGTTTACTTTTCTTGTCCATCGCATTGGACATAAAGATAATTTAAATCATTGtcaattttttcttcaactAAATGAATCAAAGACAAACTGAAATaggaaataaataataaagtacTTGAAAAGTATTATATTTTCGAAACTCCGAAACATTTTTCACACTTGCATATTTATACTACTTCTAAAAcaaccaaaaaagaaagaagtggGCAAATTATTACCTTGAAAATGCAACTTTATaaccaaaataatatttaatagcagATATCTTCACGTAGATTTTTGTCTCTTTGAATTCATTTGTAACAAATCGCATATCTATTGGGAGACAATGAATTTTCGTCGTATATAATTACATTGAACAATTACAAAGTATTAATACATCTTTTTCTAGTCTAGAAGGTAAATGCAATTAGATGTGGCTATTCAAGAatcaaaacatatttcaaattaatctAAAGAAGTAATAATATAAGTAAGAAAGTAGACAAAAAATGTAGAGAGATAAGATAGAAGAGCTTTCTTATTTTTCTGAGTATATTCAAGTGTTTCTCAAATTTTTAAGTGCATAACATAATCCTCAAGACCTCTATTTATATTGTTACATTAAGACATATAAAGAGATAAtaataaacatgacattaatttTTGAGAATGTGGGGAAGATTAAGGGGTGTGGAAGATAAAAGAGGAGGTGGTGGAGGTGTGAGTTTATTCACATAATGGTGCAATTACATCTTGAAATTATGGACATCTACATTAATATAACATATTTACAATAAAACATTAGTTATTCaacaattatataaatattaattacattaAAAATGAGGAGAAAAACTAACAAATGcccaaaaaaaggagaaaaaagataaataggaaTGAACGTCATAGATAAgtgccacatcaccttgtctacatttagttatatatatatatatatatataaatataacatatttacAATAAAACATTAGTTATTCaacaattatataaatattaactaCATTAAAAATGAGGAGAAAAACTAACAAACGCCCaaacaaaggagaaaaaagacaaatagGAATGAACGTCATAGATAAGTGTCACATCACCTTGTCTACAtttagctttatatatatatatatatatatatatatatatgttgtcattttcttttctatataataagaaaatacccacaaggcaaaaaaaaaaagaaaaactgatgagacttttaatttttcaaactatAGGAATTGAGTGGAGTAGTAAATTTTTAGACAttcaattttgtacattaaaattaaaataaatggagGAGTGGtaattgtcatttttctttttttatataatattaaaaataaaaaaatacttgacATGTGAAGAGTTTTTGATATACATAAATGTTCCttcattaatataatatttatttataataaattaaataatactttcacaataaattaaatattttaaatataaaaaagggccaaaaaaaagagaaaaaggaaaaattgaaatggagaTCATAGAGAAgtgccacatcaccttctctatgtttctcctttatatatatactagacatCGGAGCCCGTactagcacgggcccaatatgtgtcattttttgtttcaatttatgtgacaaagacaaaattaaagagttaattaaactttaatattaatttaaaatagtttaaatttttaattattgttaactatggtaaacattttttttatgtcttttaacattctaaattgctaattattgttgtatgatttgtaatatcttttacgcaattttgaaataataaaagttatttcttctttctcaatttatgtggcactaataaaatttcgagattcaatcaattttttttgtctttaaaatattctattgttaattactgtaaattattgtactttctaagtaatttttaaataatatatattatttcatttgtccaatttatgtgtcaccgataaaatttgaagagttaataagatcttttacatatttttatatcttttcaatatttaagtaaataattattgtgatttataatatttaatacaattatttaaaaaaattaaagaacaaacaaaacgaattcatcataggaaaattaccaaagcatccttgaatacatcaataatgggtcccactttttgtttaaaaaaatatgcatattgggaggatatttttgtccaaagtggaaatagaataagtataaaacattaaagtcttttaaaatttaaaattgttaattcttattgtatgatttgtaatacttttacgccattttcaaataatagaggtcatttcttctttctcaatttatgtagtactaaaaaatttttgagattcaatcaattttttttgtctttgaaatatttctagctgttaattactgtaatttatagtactttctaaggAATTTTCAAatactatatattatttcatttgtcccaatttatatatgtgtcacaagtaaaatatgaagagtcaatcagatcttttatatatttttatatcttttaaatatttaagtaattaattatcgtgattcataatattttatacaattatttagtatagtaaaataaatttaaaagaaacaaacaaaacgaattcatcataggaaattaccaaagcgtccttcaatacatcaataatgggtccga
It encodes the following:
- the LOC125870932 gene encoding uncharacterized protein LOC125870932; the protein is MYDNLGAQPGGPPANTQANPFGNAFSGASSGFIRGGLGAYGEKILGSSSHYVQSNVSRYFSDPQYYFQVNDHYVRNKLKVILFPFLHRGHWTRITEPVGGRLSYKPPIYDINAPDLYIPFMAFGTYVVLAGLSLGLQGRFSPEALSWLFIKGLVGWFLQVSLLKMTLLSLGSGEAPLLDIVSYAGYAFAGLSIALLGTIISNYSYYFLMPWTCLCMGIFLVKTMKRVLFAEVRTYDSSSHHYLLLFIALAQFPLLFWLGKISLNWFL